Proteins from one Devosia chinhatensis genomic window:
- the proX gene encoding glycine betaine/L-proline ABC transporter substrate-binding protein ProX, whose amino-acid sequence MFRLNTKPAIAAALLMTTGMTLPAIAQEQPGNGTEIILAQPTWDTGWFHTEIFRQMLTELGYSVGSTLTLDNPAFYQSVAFGDVTLWVDGWFPIHNPYIPSFEGSAEIIPSVVSGGAMEGYLVDKKTADELGITSLEDFKRDEVKAAFDRDGDGKADMVACPPGWGCELNIDHHLNAYELNDHVNLIKAGYAASMADAVAAYETGNPIFFYTWTPNWTVNELVPGEDVVWIEVPEVNLPEDMADLADAAIREGVAGCVNDPCMLGFPANSIDAVVNTAFADENPAVRALLEAVTIPIEDVYAQNALMNDGDDNIEAHAAQWIEDNRAEVDGWLDAARAAS is encoded by the coding sequence ATGTTCCGTCTCAACACCAAGCCTGCCATTGCCGCCGCCCTGCTCATGACCACGGGCATGACCCTGCCTGCCATCGCGCAGGAACAGCCGGGCAACGGCACCGAGATCATCCTGGCCCAGCCGACCTGGGACACCGGCTGGTTCCACACCGAAATCTTCCGCCAGATGCTGACCGAGCTCGGCTATTCGGTCGGCTCGACGCTGACGCTCGACAATCCGGCCTTTTATCAGTCGGTGGCCTTTGGCGACGTGACCCTGTGGGTCGATGGCTGGTTCCCCATCCACAACCCCTACATCCCGTCCTTTGAAGGCAGCGCCGAAATCATTCCCTCGGTTGTCTCGGGCGGTGCCATGGAAGGCTACCTCGTCGACAAGAAGACCGCCGACGAACTGGGCATCACCTCGCTCGAGGATTTCAAGCGTGACGAGGTCAAGGCGGCCTTTGACCGTGACGGCGACGGCAAGGCCGACATGGTCGCCTGCCCGCCGGGCTGGGGATGCGAACTCAATATCGACCACCACCTTAATGCCTATGAGCTCAACGACCACGTCAACCTGATCAAGGCCGGCTATGCCGCCTCGATGGCCGATGCGGTTGCTGCCTACGAAACCGGCAACCCGATCTTCTTCTACACCTGGACGCCCAACTGGACCGTCAACGAGCTGGTCCCGGGTGAAGACGTGGTCTGGATCGAAGTGCCTGAGGTCAACCTGCCCGAGGACATGGCCGATCTCGCCGATGCAGCCATCCGTGAAGGCGTGGCCGGCTGCGTCAACGATCCGTGCATGCTCGGCTTCCCGGCCAACTCGATCGACGCGGTGGTCAACACCGCCTTTGCCGATGAAAACCCGGCCGTGCGCGCCCTGCTCGAGGCCGTGACGATTCCGATCGAGGACGTCTATGCCCAGAACGCGCTGATGAATGATGGCGACGACAATATCGAAGCCCATGCCGCCCAGTGGATCGAGGACAATCGTGCCGAGGTCGATGGATGGTTGGACGCGGCCCGCGCCGCTTCCTAA
- a CDS encoding SDR family oxidoreductase, with protein MLRTEQDLPDLSGKRAVVTGATSGLGFEAARMLVMAGADVVLVGRSAEKGDAVLARLSEQNPTGKARFQQIDLTSLASVATGAGRLLDEDQPIDILINNAGIMAPPKRLTTEDGFEAQFGTNHLAHFALTFHLLPLLRKSAAQRVVSVASLAALFGRIHFGDLQAQKGYDDMRTYAQSKLANLLFTNELDRRSAAGRWGITALAAHPGLSRTSLFKKQNEDKGLADRLGDLFSPFFSQSAAAGALPLVAAAIDPDAEPGDYYGPGRWFGMNGAPRKVRQPRAAGDPGVSLRLWDVSEALTGLRYPD; from the coding sequence ATGCTCAGAACCGAACAGGACCTGCCCGATCTTTCGGGCAAGCGCGCCGTCGTCACCGGTGCAACGAGTGGACTGGGCTTTGAAGCAGCGCGCATGCTGGTCATGGCCGGGGCCGATGTCGTGCTGGTGGGCCGCAGCGCTGAAAAGGGCGACGCTGTGCTTGCCCGCCTCTCAGAGCAAAACCCGACCGGCAAGGCGCGTTTCCAACAGATTGATCTGACGAGCCTTGCGTCCGTCGCCACCGGGGCAGGTCGCCTCTTGGACGAAGACCAGCCCATCGACATTCTCATCAACAATGCAGGCATCATGGCGCCGCCGAAGCGGCTGACGACAGAAGACGGCTTCGAGGCGCAATTTGGCACCAATCATCTGGCCCATTTTGCGCTGACCTTTCACCTGCTGCCGCTGCTGCGCAAGAGCGCCGCGCAACGCGTCGTTTCCGTCGCGAGCCTTGCTGCCCTGTTCGGTCGTATTCACTTCGGTGACCTTCAGGCGCAAAAGGGATATGACGACATGCGGACCTATGCCCAGTCCAAGCTGGCCAATTTGCTGTTCACCAACGAACTGGACCGCCGCAGCGCCGCCGGACGTTGGGGCATCACGGCGCTGGCCGCGCATCCGGGCCTCTCGCGCACCAGCCTGTTCAAGAAACAGAACGAGGACAAGGGGCTCGCCGATAGGCTGGGTGATTTGTTCTCGCCGTTCTTTTCGCAATCGGCCGCAGCGGGCGCGCTGCCGCTGGTGGCAGCAGCCATCGATCCGGACGCCGAGCCGGGCGACTATTATGGGCCGGGACGCTGGTTCGGCATGAATGGCGCGCCAAGGAAGGTGCGCCAGCCGCGTGCGGCGGGCGATCCCGGCGTCAGCTTGCGGCTTTGGGACGTGTCGGAAGCCCTGACCGGCCTGCGCTACCCCGATTAA
- a CDS encoding branched-chain amino acid ABC transporter permease, with the protein MDELIFFINRVLISGTVLGSIYALGAIGVTLIFGILRFAHFAHGDMMTMGAFIAFVLATAMAAMGIILPLPMAFVVMPVAMVLTAFIALGIDKGFYAPLRARGAKPVTLLIASIGVTLMIQGLIRLIFGSGTQSIFVAGESKDIFRLDMSWAGGSRPINITEPQLIMFVVTALIVVALHFFLTRSRLGKAMRAMADNADLAQVSGINTALVVRVTWVIAGSLACVAGTMLALDVALMPDLAFNIVLPIFAAAIVGGLGHAYGAIVGGFLIAFAETLAVFNWTAVLRPLNAILPEGMALPANLALVPTEYKLTVAFVILVITLLVRPTGIFKGASS; encoded by the coding sequence ATGGATGAACTGATCTTCTTCATCAATCGCGTGCTGATCTCCGGCACGGTGCTGGGCTCGATCTATGCCTTGGGCGCCATTGGCGTCACGCTGATCTTCGGCATCCTGCGCTTTGCCCATTTCGCCCATGGCGACATGATGACCATGGGCGCCTTCATCGCCTTCGTGCTGGCCACGGCCATGGCGGCGATGGGCATCATCCTGCCGCTACCCATGGCCTTCGTGGTGATGCCCGTCGCCATGGTACTGACCGCCTTTATCGCGCTGGGCATCGACAAGGGCTTTTATGCGCCCTTGCGTGCCCGCGGCGCCAAGCCGGTGACCCTGCTCATCGCCTCCATCGGCGTGACGCTGATGATTCAGGGCCTGATCCGTCTGATTTTCGGCTCCGGCACGCAATCGATCTTCGTGGCGGGGGAGAGCAAGGATATCTTCCGGCTCGACATGAGCTGGGCCGGCGGCTCGCGCCCCATCAATATCACCGAGCCGCAACTGATCATGTTCGTTGTCACCGCGCTGATCGTGGTGGCGCTGCATTTTTTCCTCACCCGCTCGCGCCTCGGCAAGGCCATGCGCGCCATGGCCGACAATGCCGATCTGGCGCAGGTTTCCGGCATCAACACGGCCCTTGTGGTCCGTGTGACCTGGGTCATCGCCGGCTCACTGGCCTGCGTGGCCGGCACGATGCTGGCGCTGGACGTGGCGCTGATGCCGGACCTGGCCTTCAACATCGTGCTGCCGATCTTCGCGGCAGCCATCGTGGGTGGGCTGGGCCATGCCTATGGCGCCATCGTGGGCGGCTTCCTCATCGCCTTTGCAGAGACCCTGGCAGTGTTCAACTGGACGGCCGTGCTGCGCCCGCTCAACGCCATCCTGCCCGAGGGCATGGCCCTGCCGGCCAATCTCGCCCTCGTGCCCACCGAATATAAACTGACCGTGGCCTTCGTGATCCTGGTCATTACCCTCTTGGTGCGACCCACCGGTATCTTCAAGGGAGCTTCGTCATGA
- a CDS encoding branched-chain amino acid ABC transporter permease yields the protein MSAASTPPATGWASPLRRGMLLFAAMFVIVVAVGIIQGTASILLILTQATAFALIALGLNIQWGYGGLFNFAIMGFLMVGGASTVFLSYPVNMAFWQSEGPMMLGRALAAFLVGVALVVLARRVDRIGITGKWRTAIIALAWFAGYVIYRTQIDPAAAYIESTAGFVGGLGLHPVLGWLFGGLVSAVIAFYIGKISLGLRTDYLAIATIGISEILRALIKNMDWLTRGTMTVSPMPWPTPLPQQLQATGMSIPDSFMYARLMFLGIAVLFLVVAFILVQRAYGGPWGRMMRAIRDNHISAGSMGKDVTGRQLELFIFGSILMGIGGAILATFTQIFDPSGYQPINHTFMIWVMVIVGGAGNNWGVVLGAFLIYIVWVISDPLAQLIFLNLSQLTSAIGWGAIPEIDSRALQMRVFVLGVVITIALRYAPKGLIPEVVRRG from the coding sequence ATGAGCGCCGCTTCCACGCCCCCGGCCACTGGCTGGGCGAGCCCGCTCCGCCGCGGCATGCTGCTCTTTGCCGCCATGTTCGTCATCGTCGTGGCCGTCGGAATCATCCAGGGCACGGCATCCATCCTGCTGATCCTGACCCAGGCGACTGCCTTTGCCCTGATTGCCCTTGGCCTCAACATCCAGTGGGGCTATGGCGGCCTCTTCAACTTTGCCATCATGGGCTTTCTCATGGTGGGCGGCGCCTCGACGGTTTTCCTCTCCTATCCGGTCAACATGGCCTTCTGGCAGAGCGAAGGACCAATGATGCTGGGCCGCGCGCTGGCAGCCTTTCTCGTTGGCGTTGCGCTGGTGGTACTGGCCCGGCGGGTTGATCGCATCGGCATCACCGGAAAGTGGCGTACCGCGATCATCGCGCTGGCCTGGTTTGCGGGCTATGTCATTTATCGCACCCAGATCGATCCGGCTGCGGCCTATATCGAATCCACTGCCGGTTTTGTCGGGGGGCTCGGCCTGCATCCCGTTCTCGGGTGGCTGTTCGGTGGCCTCGTCTCGGCGGTCATAGCGTTTTATATCGGCAAGATCAGCCTGGGCCTGCGCACCGATTACCTTGCCATCGCCACGATCGGTATTTCGGAAATCCTGCGGGCGCTGATCAAGAACATGGACTGGCTGACACGCGGCACCATGACGGTGTCGCCCATGCCCTGGCCGACCCCGCTGCCGCAGCAATTGCAGGCCACCGGCATGTCGATCCCGGACAGCTTCATGTATGCGCGCCTGATGTTCCTGGGCATCGCCGTGCTGTTCCTCGTGGTCGCGTTCATCCTGGTGCAGCGCGCCTATGGCGGACCCTGGGGCCGCATGATGCGCGCCATCCGCGACAACCACATCTCGGCCGGTTCGATGGGCAAGGATGTGACCGGCCGCCAGCTCGAATTGTTCATCTTCGGTTCGATCCTGATGGGCATCGGTGGCGCCATCCTTGCCACCTTTACCCAGATCTTCGATCCCTCGGGCTATCAGCCGATCAACCACACCTTCATGATCTGGGTGATGGTAATCGTGGGCGGTGCGGGCAACAATTGGGGCGTCGTGCTGGGCGCCTTCCTGATCTATATCGTCTGGGTCATTTCCGATCCGCTGGCGCAGTTGATCTTCCTCAACCTGTCCCAGCTCACGAGCGCGATCGGCTGGGGCGCCATTCCGGAAATCGACTCGCGAGCGCTGCAGATGCGTGTCTTCGTGCTCGGCGTGGTCATCACCATTGCCCTTCGCTACGCGCCCAAGGGCTTGATCCCCGAAGTGGTGCGGCGCGGCTAG
- a CDS encoding ABC transporter substrate-binding protein, producing the protein MLKKTLTLAAAASTLILAAPALAQEAKIGFLADVTGPIAGFAPGMVDAGNLAVTHVNDQGGLLDGQTLTSVLADSACDGGAAGPAADRLVNAENVIAIFGAYCSGATIAGANGSAIPGNVVMISPASTAPAVAELDDNDLIFRDVVPDSIQGVKAAELLLGQGVTEVGLTYVNNDYGSGLAGAFEEAFVAGGGTVLANVAHEDGKADYRPEIGQIEASGATTLVIYGYENAGGGAILNQAVEAGTFDLFVGGDGMAGEALLASRNAADLEGMILTQAAPAEGPAFDALAALTEAAGQDINGTYVTNSYDAVFLLALAIEKSGSADRDGISAALREVANAPGETILPGEWSKAKELIAAGTDINYEGASGSIEFDDVGDVAGAINYFMVEGGAVVNKGLIE; encoded by the coding sequence ATGCTGAAGAAAACCCTGACCCTGGCGGCTGCTGCCTCCACGCTGATCCTTGCCGCCCCGGCCCTGGCCCAGGAAGCCAAGATCGGCTTTCTCGCCGACGTGACCGGCCCGATCGCCGGCTTTGCGCCCGGCATGGTGGACGCCGGCAACCTGGCCGTCACGCATGTCAACGACCAGGGCGGCCTTCTTGACGGTCAGACCCTGACCTCCGTGCTCGCCGATTCCGCCTGTGACGGTGGTGCTGCCGGCCCGGCGGCCGACCGTCTGGTCAATGCCGAGAACGTCATTGCCATCTTCGGTGCCTATTGCTCGGGCGCCACCATTGCCGGCGCCAACGGCTCGGCTATTCCGGGCAATGTCGTGATGATCTCGCCCGCTTCGACCGCTCCGGCCGTGGCCGAGCTCGATGACAATGACCTCATCTTCCGCGACGTGGTTCCGGATTCCATCCAGGGCGTCAAGGCTGCCGAGCTGCTGCTTGGCCAAGGCGTGACCGAAGTGGGTCTGACCTATGTGAACAACGATTACGGTTCGGGCCTGGCCGGCGCCTTCGAAGAAGCCTTTGTGGCCGGCGGCGGCACCGTCCTGGCCAATGTTGCCCATGAAGACGGCAAGGCCGACTATCGTCCGGAAATTGGCCAGATCGAAGCTTCGGGTGCAACCACCCTGGTGATCTACGGCTATGAAAATGCCGGCGGTGGCGCGATCCTCAACCAGGCCGTGGAAGCCGGTACGTTCGACCTGTTCGTGGGCGGTGACGGCATGGCCGGCGAAGCCCTGCTCGCCAGCCGCAATGCTGCCGATCTCGAAGGGATGATCCTCACCCAGGCCGCTCCGGCCGAAGGCCCGGCCTTCGATGCCCTCGCCGCCCTCACCGAAGCGGCCGGCCAGGACATCAACGGCACCTATGTGACCAATTCCTACGACGCCGTGTTCCTGCTGGCCCTGGCCATCGAGAAGTCCGGTTCGGCCGATCGTGACGGGATTTCGGCGGCGCTGCGCGAAGTCGCCAATGCTCCGGGCGAAACCATCCTGCCGGGTGAATGGTCCAAGGCCAAGGAACTGATCGCTGCTGGCACCGACATCAACTACGAAGGTGCCTCGGGCTCCATCGAATTCGACGATGTCGGCGATGTGGCCGGCGCCATCAACTACTTCATGGTCGAAGGCGGCGCCGTCGTGAACAAGGGCCTGATCGAGTAG
- a CDS encoding glycine betaine ABC transporter substrate-binding protein — protein MRTIFAALTGLALVLTVSPAQAQFTTLDDAQDGPQTVGQSAQPASTETPCGNQPFTIARMNWPSAMLLSEIHERILKAEFGCEVRESQADLGAALSSMASTGQPALAPELWVNRVADVWNAAIEAQMVRSAAPTYTETSFEGWFMPGYMAAGLNPAPTASALATTLAAPGPDEKIRFISCPTDWACSIINRNLIAAHGLSDRVEIIEPANRLEMDRSIGEAVNRREPFLFYYWQPNAILAQLDFVAIDMGAYDEVAARCLAGRNCADPKPSAFPPEMVVMAVADRVFLSNPVIAAYIQRATLPLAEMNRLLAELNQPGATAESVAERFVAQRRDLWGAWVTPGLPE, from the coding sequence ATGCGGACGATTTTTGCGGCATTGACCGGCCTGGCCCTCGTGTTGACTGTATCGCCGGCCCAGGCCCAGTTCACGACGCTGGACGATGCCCAGGATGGGCCCCAGACGGTGGGCCAGTCTGCTCAGCCAGCATCAACCGAGACGCCCTGCGGCAACCAGCCCTTCACTATCGCCCGGATGAACTGGCCCTCCGCCATGCTGCTGTCGGAAATTCACGAACGCATCCTGAAAGCCGAGTTCGGCTGCGAGGTGCGCGAAAGCCAGGCCGATCTGGGCGCTGCCCTTTCCTCCATGGCCTCGACCGGGCAACCGGCCCTTGCGCCTGAACTCTGGGTCAATCGGGTCGCAGACGTCTGGAATGCCGCCATCGAGGCGCAGATGGTACGCAGCGCCGCACCCACCTATACCGAAACCAGTTTCGAGGGCTGGTTCATGCCCGGTTATATGGCGGCGGGCCTCAACCCGGCACCGACCGCCTCGGCGCTGGCCACGACGCTGGCTGCACCCGGCCCGGACGAGAAAATCCGATTCATTTCTTGCCCAACGGACTGGGCCTGCTCGATCATCAATCGCAACCTGATCGCGGCTCATGGCCTTTCTGACCGGGTGGAGATCATCGAGCCGGCCAACCGGCTGGAAATGGACCGATCGATCGGTGAGGCGGTCAACAGGCGCGAGCCGTTCCTGTTCTATTACTGGCAGCCCAACGCCATCCTGGCCCAGCTTGATTTCGTCGCCATCGACATGGGCGCTTATGACGAGGTGGCGGCCCGTTGCCTTGCCGGCCGCAATTGCGCCGATCCAAAGCCCTCCGCCTTCCCGCCTGAAATGGTAGTGATGGCCGTGGCAGACCGGGTTTTCCTGTCGAACCCCGTCATCGCCGCCTATATCCAGCGCGCCACCCTGCCTCTGGCGGAAATGAACCGCTTGCTCGCCGAGCTGAACCAGCCCGGCGCTACCGCCGAAAGCGTGGCCGAGCGCTTCGTGGCGCAAAGGCGCGATCTCTGGGGCGCCTGGGTCACACCCGGCCTGCCCGAATAG